Proteins from a single region of Acidianus ambivalens:
- a CDS encoding metal-dependent transcriptional regulator codes for MELSEALENYIKEIYELEEVKGQAKVTDLILAFQVSPGTISKALDRLESLGLITRSNRKLKLTEDGRKIAERLIRSHRLSERLLTDVIGVDWIRAHEIAHRLEHIWPDDVLDKIDAILGFPSTCPHGHPIPGRMKIPTGKLLSEVNEGEYKVVMIVKEEEWILRNMEMLGIKPGETIKLLKKDEDKFIVQINGKINEITKTLADQVVVNV; via the coding sequence ATGGAATTATCGGAAGCACTTGAGAATTATATTAAAGAAATTTACGAGCTTGAGGAAGTAAAAGGTCAGGCTAAAGTTACTGACTTAATTCTTGCTTTTCAAGTTTCTCCTGGTACAATAAGTAAGGCTTTGGATAGATTAGAATCACTAGGACTAATCACTAGATCCAATAGGAAATTGAAACTTACTGAGGATGGGAGAAAAATTGCAGAAAGGTTAATAAGATCTCATAGACTTTCCGAAAGGCTACTTACTGATGTTATTGGAGTCGATTGGATTAGGGCTCACGAAATAGCTCATAGGTTGGAGCACATTTGGCCTGACGATGTTTTAGATAAGATTGATGCAATATTAGGCTTTCCCTCTACCTGTCCTCACGGGCATCCTATACCTGGCAGGATGAAGATACCTACTGGTAAATTATTATCGGAAGTAAACGAGGGAGAATATAAGGTGGTCATGATAGTTAAAGAAGAAGAATGGATATTAAGAAATATGGAGATGTTAGGAATAAAACCTGGGGAGACGATAAAACTTTTAAAAAAGGATGAAGATAAGTTTATTGTTCAAATTAATGGTAAAATAAATGAAATAACAAAAACATTAGCTGACCAGGTAGTTGTAAATGTCTGA
- a CDS encoding class I SAM-dependent methyltransferase, with protein MRFICPYDGTPVNENLECEKGHKFMYHDGIYDFLVNSKVKGDALLERIAPIYDKIWAPLGFFLTSFYSYDRIFKDAGSFLSSQNFLDIGTGPGTIFKYVKCEYCIGLDISTKFLSILKKKFSHVIAVRADATSLPIESASMDSVSSFLVLHMLNNPSLAIKEISRVLKPNGKCEILVLVKSNVISRLLSKWWKIELRHRDYYISAIEENKLTLLEIKKYGPWLLLKCKKQA; from the coding sequence ATGAGATTTATTTGTCCTTACGACGGAACTCCAGTTAATGAAAACTTGGAATGCGAAAAGGGACATAAGTTTATGTATCATGATGGAATATATGATTTCTTAGTCAACTCCAAGGTTAAAGGAGACGCGTTACTAGAAAGAATTGCTCCGATTTATGATAAAATTTGGGCACCTCTAGGATTTTTCTTAACTTCGTTTTATTCATACGATAGAATATTTAAGGATGCGGGTTCTTTTCTATCTTCTCAAAACTTTCTTGACATAGGTACTGGGCCAGGAACAATATTCAAGTATGTTAAATGCGAGTACTGTATAGGCCTAGATATTTCTACAAAGTTTCTTTCAATTCTAAAGAAGAAATTTTCTCACGTTATAGCAGTAAGAGCTGATGCTACTTCTCTACCTATAGAATCAGCTTCTATGGACTCTGTATCATCCTTTCTAGTTTTGCATATGTTAAATAATCCTTCTCTAGCTATAAAGGAAATTTCCAGAGTCTTAAAACCTAATGGTAAATGTGAAATTTTGGTCTTAGTTAAAAGTAATGTTATTTCTAGATTATTATCTAAATGGTGGAAGATAGAGTTAAGGCATAGGGATTACTATATATCTGCAATTGAGGAGAATAAACTTACTTTACTTGAGATTAAAAAATACGGGCCCTGGCTTCTTTTAAAGTGCAAAAAACAAGCTTAA
- a CDS encoding CBS domain-containing protein, whose product MQISGSKIISISCESTIDEAIFFMTRNNIRRIVVYCNSKIYGIFTVDEALRNLLFKSEARLRDVELKKAIKISSASVVHVVKSMVENNVDSVIYDDKIITEKDVVFSYDFPKAYVNNIAKEALYIAPYTNVISAIEIMVKNSIRHLPVIEKEPVGMLSARDILYYYAQKYTVDVPVMEVMNPNLICVNENYPMNEAVKVMKEYNIGSLCINKNKIVTLRDFIRYIFTTFQIK is encoded by the coding sequence TTGCAGATTAGTGGATCAAAAATAATTTCAATAAGTTGCGAAAGTACAATAGACGAAGCAATATTTTTTATGACAAGAAACAATATAAGGAGAATTGTAGTTTATTGTAATAGTAAAATTTATGGGATTTTTACTGTGGACGAAGCATTAAGGAACTTACTATTTAAAAGTGAAGCTAGATTAAGAGATGTAGAATTAAAGAAGGCGATAAAAATTTCCTCTGCAAGCGTTGTACATGTAGTTAAATCAATGGTTGAGAATAACGTTGACTCGGTTATTTATGATGATAAAATAATAACTGAGAAAGATGTCGTATTTTCTTACGATTTTCCTAAAGCATATGTAAATAATATAGCTAAGGAAGCATTATATATAGCTCCTTATACTAACGTAATTTCAGCTATTGAAATTATGGTTAAAAACAGCATAAGACATTTACCAGTAATTGAAAAAGAACCCGTAGGAATGCTGTCGGCTAGAGATATACTTTATTATTATGCACAGAAATACACGGTAGATGTACCAGTAATGGAGGTTATGAATCCGAATCTTATATGTGTTAATGAAAATTATCCAATGAATGAAGCCGTAAAGGTAATGAAAGAATATAATATAGGAAGTCTTTGCATAAACAAGAATAAAATAGTTACTTTAAGAGATTTTATACGATATATATTTACCACTTTTCAGATAAAGTAA
- the mobB gene encoding molybdopterin-guanine dinucleotide biosynthesis protein B, translating into MTCVFQIVGKKDSGKTTAILEVIRELKSKRKDLIIAVIKHSHHIIDDENKDTFKFKKEGADLVVFHSNDCALFFDCKDFDYLSLFPADVIIIEGFKDLNLGYKFEIRSPEEAKEIAEKISKKAEECISYPNVEINGTKAQKSLLTSFLYTMMKKYGIKEIKIAD; encoded by the coding sequence ATGACATGCGTTTTTCAGATAGTTGGCAAGAAAGATTCTGGGAAGACTACAGCTATCCTTGAAGTTATAAGGGAATTAAAAAGTAAAAGGAAGGACTTGATAATAGCAGTAATAAAACATTCTCACCATATTATTGATGACGAAAATAAAGATACTTTCAAATTTAAAAAGGAGGGAGCAGACTTAGTAGTCTTCCATAGTAATGACTGTGCATTATTTTTTGATTGTAAAGACTTTGATTATCTCTCACTTTTTCCTGCCGATGTTATAATAATAGAGGGTTTTAAGGATTTAAACTTAGGCTACAAATTCGAAATAAGATCTCCAGAGGAAGCTAAGGAAATTGCTGAAAAAATATCTAAAAAAGCGGAAGAATGCATAAGTTATCCTAATGTAGAGATTAATGGGACAAAAGCTCAAAAGTCTTTGCTTACATCCTTCTTATATACAATGATGAAAAAATATGGGATAAAGGAGATTAAAATTGCAGATTAG
- a CDS encoding molybdopterin molybdotransferase MoeA has translation MMLIPLEEARKIIEETEFPRPSVREVDLLDSVGKIAAEDVISIEDIPERDLSAMDGYAIRSEDFGKKLKVVGSLFPSSKEVPKINEGEAFYVTTGAPIPEGADAVCRIEATKREGDYVIIGEKVHKGKDIRPKGEDIKKGEKILNQGEKITPYHLGILAYEKIYKIKVLNISFAVFANGDELSPFHSNGEKVDSITPILIPLLSSFGSVTYLGVAKDNPEDVEKFIEKASSFDFIISIGGSSVGEKDYVKRVIEKKGGKLLFEGVSVNVLKRGSVGLINGKPILILPGQVVSAITVFHEHGLHVISRMIGKEIRKFEEIELGEEIEIRHNMDSTFLFEDRGGKAYPLRWGVGLYSELYKASWFGVLKRGRKYERGEKILLQRLL, from the coding sequence TTGATGCTTATCCCTTTAGAAGAAGCTAGAAAAATTATCGAAGAAACTGAATTTCCCAGACCTTCTGTAAGAGAAGTTGATTTATTGGACTCTGTAGGTAAAATTGCCGCAGAGGACGTCATATCAATAGAAGATATTCCAGAGAGAGACTTATCTGCAATGGACGGATACGCAATAAGAAGTGAGGATTTTGGAAAGAAATTAAAGGTTGTAGGATCTCTTTTTCCGTCAAGTAAGGAAGTACCTAAAATTAATGAAGGAGAAGCCTTTTACGTAACTACTGGAGCACCAATACCTGAAGGAGCAGACGCTGTGTGCAGGATTGAGGCGACTAAGAGAGAAGGAGATTACGTAATTATAGGAGAAAAAGTTCACAAGGGAAAGGATATAAGACCGAAAGGAGAAGATATCAAAAAAGGAGAAAAAATACTTAATCAAGGAGAAAAAATAACACCTTATCATTTGGGAATTTTAGCATACGAGAAGATATACAAAATAAAAGTGCTTAACATAAGCTTTGCTGTCTTTGCAAACGGAGATGAACTTTCGCCATTTCATTCTAATGGTGAAAAAGTAGATTCAATAACTCCAATTTTAATTCCTTTGCTATCATCTTTTGGGAGTGTAACATATCTTGGCGTAGCTAAGGATAATCCCGAAGACGTGGAAAAATTCATTGAGAAGGCATCGTCGTTCGATTTTATAATATCTATTGGTGGATCTTCGGTAGGTGAGAAGGATTACGTAAAGAGAGTTATTGAAAAGAAAGGTGGAAAATTGCTTTTTGAAGGCGTTTCAGTAAATGTATTAAAGAGAGGAAGTGTTGGTTTAATAAACGGAAAACCAATCTTAATCTTACCTGGGCAAGTAGTTTCAGCAATAACTGTGTTTCACGAGCATGGATTGCATGTAATTTCAAGGATGATAGGAAAGGAAATAAGAAAATTTGAAGAAATAGAATTGGGGGAAGAAATAGAAATAAGGCACAATATGGATTCCACATTCTTGTTCGAAGACAGAGGAGGAAAAGCTTACCCATTAAGGTGGGGAGTAGGGCTTTATAGTGAGCTATATAAAGCATCTTGGTTTGGTGTCCTAAAGAGAGGAAGAAAATATGAAAGAGGAGAAAAAATCCTCTTACAAAGACTTCTTTGA
- a CDS encoding molybdenum cofactor guanylyltransferase produces the protein MKEEKKSSYKDFFDAIILAGGESKRFGTDKCSFEIDGKTMLQRVAENFENPIIVTRIPRNYGIEIKDDGKGPIRALEIAIKKIEKDKVFVTGCDFPFLKRKVVEYICSKDYEIAMPLLEYPQPLLGCYDTRFLKSNISRIVSLQDLIYLANNVYLIGTEEIKMIDSSLDSLRNINRLTDFYTKIKIFTKSKILLR, from the coding sequence ATGAAAGAGGAGAAAAAATCCTCTTACAAAGACTTCTTTGATGCAATAATATTAGCCGGAGGAGAATCAAAGAGATTCGGAACTGATAAATGCTCCTTTGAAATAGATGGAAAAACAATGCTACAAAGAGTTGCAGAAAACTTTGAGAATCCTATAATAGTTACTAGAATTCCAAGAAATTACGGGATAGAAATAAAAGATGACGGCAAAGGACCAATAAGAGCTTTAGAAATTGCGATTAAAAAAATTGAAAAAGATAAAGTTTTTGTAACTGGATGCGATTTTCCTTTTCTTAAAAGAAAAGTTGTAGAATATATCTGCAGTAAGGATTATGAGATCGCAATGCCTTTATTAGAGTATCCACAGCCGCTTTTAGGTTGTTATGATACTAGATTCTTGAAAAGTAATATTTCAAGGATAGTATCTCTTCAGGATTTAATATATTTGGCAAATAATGTTTACCTAATTGGAACTGAGGAAATAAAGATGATAGATTCAAGCCTTGATTCTTTACGCAATATTAATAGGCTAACAGATTTCTACACAAAAATAAAAATTTTTACTAAATCTAAAATTTTGTTAAGATAA
- a CDS encoding diphthine--ammonia ligase, protein MKVCVLYSGGKDSTYALHWAVFKGFEVISLLTLLPKREDSWMFQYPNVEFTKYQAEALGMNIIQMPTSGEKNKELEDLYAAFKKCKDLGAQGIVTGALLSDYQRLNANIIAEKLSLKTYSPLWRKDQEKYMYELIDEGFEFIITSTSAYGFPYELLGKVIKREDIDLIIRRAREFGFNPAFEGGEAETYVIYAPLFKRRLKVFGEIKRLGEDNWRFLIKRIL, encoded by the coding sequence ATGAAAGTTTGCGTATTATACTCTGGAGGAAAAGATAGTACTTATGCATTGCATTGGGCAGTATTTAAAGGCTTTGAAGTAATATCTTTACTTACCCTCCTGCCTAAAAGAGAAGATTCTTGGATGTTTCAGTATCCTAATGTTGAATTCACTAAATATCAGGCTGAGGCATTGGGAATGAATATTATTCAAATGCCAACATCCGGTGAAAAAAATAAAGAACTCGAGGACTTATATGCTGCTTTTAAAAAATGTAAAGATCTAGGAGCTCAGGGCATTGTAACAGGGGCACTATTATCTGATTATCAAAGGCTTAATGCTAACATTATAGCTGAAAAACTCTCACTGAAGACTTATTCTCCATTGTGGAGAAAAGACCAAGAAAAGTATATGTATGAACTTATAGATGAGGGATTCGAGTTCATAATTACTTCCACATCCGCTTACGGTTTTCCTTATGAGCTTTTAGGAAAAGTAATAAAGAGAGAGGACATAGACCTAATAATAAGGAGAGCAAGAGAATTTGGATTCAATCCTGCATTTGAAGGTGGAGAAGCTGAAACGTACGTTATTTATGCACCATTATTTAAAAGAAGATTAAAAGTGTTTGGAGAAATAAAAAGATTAGGAGAGGATAATTGGAGGTTTTTAATAAAACGTATACTTTGA
- a CDS encoding amidohydrolase → MEVFNKTYTLKNCSFVIDSEKTLENTNIIIENGKIKSIGKETEGDEIDCSEYVVTPGFVNSHTHSAMIFLRGYYDDSELQEWLDKMWEKERSVSKDILKISSELAVLEMLSSGTTAFVDMYFNPEDIVEISQQYGIRAAAGYTFLDKIFDPEEVAKMQRRLRETNLFKPIINVHSIYAVNEKTLLLAKDLAEEQNTWINIHLSETRREIYETKLRKGKFPVEYLHSLGITKFQAVHLGWVASWEIEMLKDSVTVTHCPTSNMKLATAGAFPFYEMMNAGINVTIGTDGPASNNSLDIIREMKNAVLLQRHSYWDTRIKALHVFKAATENGYKLLGIKGGLIKEGYVADLILFNKDDLYPLKKDRLLSNIVYYATGENVNKIIINGRIIDKKFIKEKIHELAKKLNELI, encoded by the coding sequence TTGGAGGTTTTTAATAAAACGTATACTTTGAAAAACTGTTCCTTCGTAATAGACTCAGAAAAAACTCTAGAAAATACTAACATAATAATTGAAAATGGTAAAATAAAAAGCATAGGCAAGGAAACAGAAGGAGATGAAATAGACTGTTCAGAGTATGTAGTAACTCCAGGTTTTGTAAATTCACATACTCATTCTGCCATGATCTTCTTAAGAGGATATTACGATGATAGCGAACTACAAGAATGGCTGGATAAAATGTGGGAAAAGGAAAGATCTGTAAGTAAGGATATATTAAAGATAAGCAGCGAATTAGCAGTATTGGAAATGTTATCTTCAGGGACTACCGCATTCGTTGACATGTATTTTAATCCAGAAGATATAGTAGAGATATCCCAGCAGTACGGTATTAGGGCTGCCGCAGGTTATACTTTCTTAGATAAAATCTTTGACCCGGAAGAAGTAGCAAAAATGCAAAGAAGACTTCGCGAGACTAACCTATTCAAACCAATAATTAATGTGCACAGTATATACGCAGTAAACGAAAAAACGTTACTCTTAGCAAAAGATCTAGCTGAAGAACAGAACACTTGGATAAACATACACTTATCTGAGACTAGAAGAGAAATTTACGAAACAAAATTAAGAAAAGGAAAATTTCCAGTAGAGTATTTGCACTCTTTAGGAATAACAAAGTTCCAAGCAGTTCATCTTGGTTGGGTAGCTAGTTGGGAAATTGAAATGCTAAAAGATTCTGTTACAGTAACTCATTGCCCAACATCTAACATGAAACTAGCTACAGCAGGAGCATTTCCGTTCTATGAAATGATGAACGCAGGAATAAATGTTACAATAGGCACAGATGGACCAGCTAGTAATAATTCACTAGACATTATAAGAGAGATGAAAAACGCAGTATTATTACAACGTCACTCCTATTGGGATACCAGAATAAAGGCTTTACACGTATTCAAGGCCGCTACAGAAAACGGGTATAAATTATTAGGAATCAAAGGTGGATTAATAAAAGAAGGTTACGTAGCTGACTTAATACTTTTTAACAAAGATGATCTTTATCCTTTAAAAAAAGACAGACTGTTATCAAATATAGTTTATTATGCCACTGGAGAGAATGTAAATAAAATAATTATAAATGGAAGGATAATAGACAAGAAATTTATAAAAGAAAAGATTCACGAACTAGCAAAAAAATTAAATGAACTTATTTAA
- the lrs14 gene encoding HTH-type transcriptional regulator Lrs14: MEQSQISGSRIKLPSGKDAGLVDILSFCYGLSETDVQVLMALMKGDARGTEELESDLKLSKASINRSLNKLLEMALVMRIKEPGNKAGRPRYLYKAKDYNELKSKILQDIKDCSDKMASLVESEFKP, encoded by the coding sequence ATGGAGCAAAGTCAGATAAGTGGATCAAGAATAAAGTTACCATCTGGAAAAGATGCAGGGTTGGTAGATATATTGTCATTTTGCTATGGGCTTTCAGAAACTGATGTGCAAGTATTAATGGCACTAATGAAAGGAGATGCAAGAGGAACTGAAGAGCTTGAGAGCGACTTAAAGCTTTCTAAGGCATCAATTAACAGAAGCTTAAATAAACTTTTAGAAATGGCATTAGTAATGAGGATTAAGGAGCCAGGAAATAAGGCAGGAAGACCAAGATACCTTTACAAGGCAAAGGATTACAACGAGCTAAAGTCTAAGATTTTACAAGATATTAAGGACTGTTCAGATAAGATGGCATCATTAGTTGAAAGCGAGTTTAAGCCTTAA
- a CDS encoding AbrB/MazE/SpoVT family DNA-binding domain-containing protein: MADVEEIVKVSRNYQVTIPAKIRQKFQIKEGDLVKVVFDEKENAVKITLLKEPWK, translated from the coding sequence ATGGCAGACGTAGAAGAAATTGTAAAAGTAAGTAGAAACTATCAAGTTACAATTCCCGCTAAAATAAGGCAGAAGTTCCAAATAAAGGAAGGAGATCTAGTTAAAGTAGTATTCGATGAAAAAGAGAATGCAGTAAAGATAACACTGCTTAAGGAACCTTGGAAGTAA
- a CDS encoding TatD family hydrolase — MLIDIHAHLNSDELKDKIDEILSKCNIKIINAGVDLHSDLETLELARIYKDIVYPAIGFHPEYIEKAEKEVDKILPLIDKAMAISEVGLDYYWIKDEKLRKKEIEVLSTFLEIGEKRRKPVILHIRGGMSDFLQLISSYKLTFIIHAFEGSIKIARKILDLGGYLSFPPIIVRDNLRRQIAKEVPLDRLFTETDSPFLGPEKGKINEPCNVSITLSELSIIKGLGKEEIEKQIEKNFYRVFMQ, encoded by the coding sequence ATGCTTATTGATATTCATGCTCACTTAAATTCTGATGAGCTTAAGGACAAGATAGATGAGATTTTATCCAAGTGTAATATAAAAATAATAAACGCTGGAGTTGATTTGCATAGCGACTTAGAAACACTAGAACTAGCAAGAATATACAAAGACATTGTATACCCTGCAATAGGATTTCATCCTGAATATATAGAGAAGGCCGAGAAAGAAGTTGATAAAATATTACCTTTAATAGATAAGGCAATGGCAATAAGCGAAGTAGGATTAGATTACTACTGGATAAAGGATGAAAAACTGAGAAAAAAGGAAATAGAAGTACTATCTACTTTCTTAGAAATAGGAGAAAAGAGAAGAAAACCAGTAATATTGCACATAAGAGGCGGAATGAGTGACTTTCTTCAGTTAATATCTTCATATAAATTAACTTTCATAATTCATGCATTCGAAGGTAGTATAAAAATAGCAAGAAAAATTCTAGACCTTGGAGGATACTTATCTTTTCCACCAATTATAGTAAGAGATAATCTAAGAAGACAAATCGCAAAAGAAGTACCTCTAGATAGATTATTTACAGAAACAGATTCGCCATTTTTAGGGCCAGAAAAAGGAAAGATAAACGAACCATGTAATGTTAGCATAACACTAAGCGAACTATCTATAATTAAAGGATTGGGCAAGGAGGAGATAGAAAAGCAAATTGAGAAAAATTTTTACAGAGTCTTCATGCAATAA
- a CDS encoding oxidase, whose protein sequence is MDKKERWELAWTIFVIVLFAIVIAGTLPEDFVVGGVPSVERCLVGVPTSKIIDVHITSYQYLFKINESGGGIISDELGSPYYYNLIIGHPGEYLNITMRSADVTSNFYFADYSDRVVTDQIVPGLVAYDVLPVPNITGAYAFLGGEYNGPWFSYQTGLLLSLPYSGYFTSGNITAYEKQTSVAQSVALKGDPYNPPIIGPSTSFYLVGNQCGIFNDTVPGPTLITCAHKTVTVKMYIPTPDDDRNYLYNYSVNGTAYPVTSVYVGIYAIWWNGTITLVKQVPISYGTTMCFTFNATAPAYLYGIITPVYYNYNPCGLSTKIGDLIGVQKGYIMGAWGVILVECD, encoded by the coding sequence ATGGACAAAAAAGAAAGATGGGAATTAGCTTGGACAATATTTGTAATAGTTTTATTTGCAATTGTAATAGCAGGAACTTTACCTGAAGATTTTGTTGTAGGGGGAGTTCCTTCAGTAGAAAGATGTCTAGTAGGAGTTCCCACATCTAAAATTATCGATGTTCATATTACTTCCTACCAGTACTTATTCAAGATAAATGAAAGCGGCGGTGGAATAATATCGGATGAGCTAGGGAGTCCTTATTACTATAACCTAATAATAGGTCACCCTGGAGAGTACTTAAATATAACAATGCGTTCAGCTGATGTTACTTCTAACTTCTATTTTGCAGACTATTCTGATAGAGTAGTGACAGACCAAATAGTTCCCGGTTTAGTAGCATATGATGTATTACCAGTTCCAAATATAACTGGAGCTTATGCATTTTTAGGAGGAGAATATAACGGACCTTGGTTCAGTTATCAAACAGGATTACTCCTAAGTTTACCATATAGCGGATATTTCACTTCAGGAAATATAACAGCGTATGAGAAACAAACTTCAGTTGCACAGAGTGTGGCATTAAAGGGAGACCCATATAATCCGCCAATAATTGGGCCATCAACATCCTTCTATTTAGTAGGAAATCAATGTGGAATATTTAATGACACTGTGCCAGGTCCTACGTTAATAACTTGTGCACATAAGACTGTAACTGTTAAAATGTATATACCAACTCCAGACGATGATAGGAATTACTTATACAACTATTCCGTAAATGGAACAGCTTATCCAGTAACTTCAGTATATGTAGGAATATACGCAATATGGTGGAATGGTACAATTACTTTAGTAAAGCAAGTTCCAATATCTTATGGAACTACTATGTGCTTCACTTTTAACGCTACTGCACCAGCATACTTATACGGAATAATAACGCCAGTATATTATAACTATAATCCTTGTGGCTTAAGCACTAAGATTGGGGATCTAATAGGAGTTCAGAAAGGATATATTATGGGTGCATGGGGAGTAATATTAGTGGAGTGTGATTAA
- a CDS encoding cbb3-type cytochrome c oxidase subunit I: MSLKDLVISLFQLDKDWTTRIVMAMLVMGVIWGLLGVIDSLMVRIQESTWGTYGVLAMTSQEYYAGITLHAERDLFGFAEQVEFALFIYFTIKLLNLQPRAKWLLNTAFIAINISMMFMEGPIVVFPTFNDNYFSATDWYYISPMGIPPYSEYVVSPLFFIGWLLLDAFTYMASVWIIYHYYIASKSLKEKLPVALVFFLMNTLLYAIGYSGVTAADIWDILAYAGIVGLNPIANQIAFWIFGHAVVYMAWLPAVAALYLLIPTLANKPLYSDRMARISALLYLIFSNNVPVHHLYMVNLPVAIKVLQEILTYAVVVPSMMTFLNLWATAKGAQVNFNVITAFVATSFAGAIAAGVTGIANATIAFDSIVHNSMWVVGHFHAMILLSIVPAAMAVLYFMIPMMTGRQWYSSKMAWIHYIGYTIGASILIIGFEMIGFYGVVRRAEIYPRVPGLVFAENLATAGALIAEIATLVWFVNLVATLVKGRTARLEGLSLGQLINTVAMSLDWSSAGFKLNNFNKIGKTMNSKALGAYWALGIIGALIIVISTIPLALGGDMYNAMPWAWIILLTLGIILISYPVLKGAKSL, encoded by the coding sequence ATGAGTCTAAAGGATCTTGTAATTTCCTTATTCCAACTTGACAAAGACTGGACTACTAGAATTGTAATGGCAATGTTAGTAATGGGAGTTATATGGGGTTTACTTGGTGTTATAGACTCATTAATGGTTAGAATCCAAGAGTCCACTTGGGGAACCTATGGAGTATTGGCGATGACTTCACAGGAGTACTATGCAGGAATAACTCTACATGCAGAGAGGGACTTATTCGGATTTGCAGAGCAAGTTGAGTTTGCATTATTCATTTACTTTACAATAAAATTATTAAACCTTCAGCCCAGAGCAAAATGGTTATTAAATACAGCATTTATTGCAATAAACATTTCCATGATGTTCATGGAAGGACCCATTGTTGTGTTCCCAACATTTAATGATAATTACTTCTCCGCAACTGATTGGTACTATATATCTCCAATGGGGATTCCTCCTTATTCTGAGTACGTAGTTTCTCCACTATTCTTCATAGGTTGGTTATTACTTGACGCCTTCACTTATATGGCTTCGGTATGGATTATCTATCATTACTATATTGCATCTAAGTCATTAAAGGAAAAATTGCCAGTAGCTCTAGTATTCTTCCTAATGAATACATTATTATATGCAATAGGTTACTCCGGAGTAACTGCTGCTGACATATGGGATATTCTAGCTTACGCTGGAATAGTTGGATTAAATCCAATAGCTAACCAAATAGCTTTCTGGATATTTGGTCATGCAGTAGTTTACATGGCATGGTTACCTGCAGTGGCTGCACTTTACTTATTAATACCAACTCTAGCAAATAAACCATTATATAGCGATAGAATGGCAAGAATTTCCGCATTACTCTACTTAATCTTCTCCAATAACGTTCCCGTGCATCACTTATACATGGTTAACTTACCAGTGGCAATAAAAGTATTACAAGAAATACTAACTTATGCAGTAGTTGTTCCCTCAATGATGACTTTCCTTAACTTATGGGCTACAGCAAAAGGTGCTCAAGTTAACTTTAACGTAATTACTGCATTTGTAGCAACGTCATTTGCAGGGGCAATTGCCGCAGGAGTAACTGGAATTGCTAACGCTACGATAGCCTTTGACTCAATAGTCCACAATAGCATGTGGGTAGTTGGGCACTTCCACGCTATGATCTTATTATCAATTGTACCTGCAGCAATGGCGGTATTATATTTCATGATACCAATGATGACTGGTAGGCAGTGGTATTCTAGCAAGATGGCATGGATTCATTATATTGGTTATACAATAGGAGCTTCAATCCTAATAATTGGCTTTGAAATGATAGGCTTTTACGGCGTTGTAAGAAGGGCGGAAATATATCCAAGAGTTCCTGGCTTAGTATTTGCTGAGAATTTAGCAACTGCTGGAGCACTTATTGCTGAAATCGCTACACTAGTTTGGTTCGTAAATCTAGTAGCAACCCTAGTGAAAGGAAGGACTGCAAGATTAGAAGGATTATCATTAGGTCAGCTCATTAACACGGTTGCCATGAGTTTAGATTGGAGTTCTGCCGGGTTTAAACTTAATAACTTCAATAAAATAGGAAAAACTATGAATAGCAAAGCATTAGGAGCATATTGGGCTCTAGGAATTATAGGTGCTTTAATAATAGTAATTAGTACAATACCTCTAGCGTTGGGCGGAGATATGTATAATGCAATGCCGTGGGCGTGGATAATCCTTCTAACACTGGGTATAATATTAATTTCTTACCCAGTACTAAAGGGTGCGAAGAGTTTATAA